A single region of the Gracilibacillus caseinilyticus genome encodes:
- a CDS encoding sigma factor-like helix-turn-helix DNA-binding protein — MIKDETVSYAFLVLLGQLSPVERAVFVLREAFSYHYGDIAMLLEKTEANCRKIYSRAKQKLPNDLHGHTENTEHVDFLAKTFIEASMTGDFEDFIDILTEDVVLVNDGGGRVISAIYPIVNKQRVSAYLKGVSARGSFHGGLFPVMVNSQKGILQTRDGHPVRVICFALDSKQKNIQSIYIVSNPEKLNHIAVSAYRID; from the coding sequence GTGATAAAAGATGAAACCGTTTCATATGCCTTTCTCGTGTTATTGGGTCAACTGTCACCTGTGGAAAGAGCAGTATTTGTTCTTAGAGAAGCATTCTCTTATCATTACGGAGATATTGCCATGTTGCTGGAAAAAACGGAAGCGAATTGTAGAAAGATCTACAGCCGTGCTAAGCAGAAATTGCCGAATGATCTACATGGTCACACGGAGAATACAGAGCATGTCGATTTCCTGGCAAAGACATTTATAGAAGCATCAATGACCGGAGACTTTGAGGATTTTATCGATATTCTTACAGAAGATGTTGTACTGGTTAATGACGGTGGAGGAAGGGTGATTTCTGCGATATATCCAATTGTAAACAAACAGCGCGTATCTGCCTACCTTAAAGGAGTTTCCGCTAGAGGAAGTTTCCATGGAGGACTCTTTCCGGTCATGGTTAATAGCCAAAAAGGAATCTTGCAGACAAGAGACGGCCATCCTGTCAGGGTCATCTGCTTTGCATTAGATTCAAAACAAAAAAATATCCAGAGCATTTATATTGTTTCAAATCCGGAGAAACTGAATCATATTGCTGTTTCTGCATATAGGATAGACTGA
- a CDS encoding maltose acetyltransferase domain-containing protein — MKNGKLYFCNDETLMKEQMQCLVGVI, encoded by the coding sequence ATGAAAAACGGAAAATTATATTTCTGTAATGATGAAACTTTAATGAAAGAACAGATGCAATGTCTGGTAGGTGTTATATGA
- a CDS encoding IS1096 element passenger TnpR family protein yields MNGTFYDLHHILQKAFNWTDSHLHEFHLYQQKVSFLDDYYLPKADYLLVSNEEAFAYQQDGQSMEYVDQVVLGEALEQFKSIAYTYDLGDVSKSKSGLKRLIHVIQSAWRVREQHPQKM; encoded by the coding sequence TTGAATGGCACGTTCTATGATCTCCATCACATTTTGCAAAAAGCCTTTAATTGGACAGATTCGCATCTTCATGAGTTTCATCTTTATCAGCAAAAGGTATCTTTTTTAGATGATTATTATTTACCGAAGGCAGATTACCTGCTTGTATCAAATGAGGAAGCTTTTGCTTATCAACAAGACGGACAATCTATGGAATATGTCGATCAAGTTGTGTTAGGAGAAGCCTTGGAACAATTTAAGAGCATCGCTTATACCTATGACTTAGGAGATGTATCGAAGTCGAAAAGCGGATTGAAGCGTTTGATTCACGTTATCCAGTCTGCTTGGAGGGTGAGGGAGCAACACCCCCAGAAGATGTAG
- a CDS encoding IS1096 element passenger TnpR family protein, which translates to MEGEGATPPEDVGGMPGYSEFLEIITSNDHPDKERMLSWAKSAGYRPFDKEWVNEQLSKAGRTRQAYPL; encoded by the coding sequence TTGGAGGGTGAGGGAGCAACACCCCCAGAAGATGTAGGTGGAATGCCTGGCTATAGTGAATTTTTAGAAATTATCACATCAAATGATCATCCAGACAAGGAACGGATGTTAAGTTGGGCAAAATCTGCAGGGTATCGTCCTTTTGATAAGGAATGGGTGAATGAACAGCTTAGTAAAGCGGGTAGAACTCGACAGGCTTATCCATTATGA
- a CDS encoding RimK family alpha-L-glutamate ligase translates to MEILMCVTRLREEEKMIISELNRKNIEVKVILDSMSLPLDDIFNQKYDLAIIRCLSQIEAKKRAHILEKAGLRTMNTSASINVCTDKILQALLFQQHDIPQPNYKVAFQPGDLTDSHIQFGDTFLIKPATSSWGRGICLIENQRCLDAWIAARESLDVKNKEFPVIAQEFINKGNFDIRVVIIGSFPVVAFKRVSNESWKTNTHLGASVVPIAIDKEIHELVNKVIDAMDSGVYGLDLLYDFTQEKYLVCEINQNPEFAQSFKEHKVNIPFLLAGYVEDVIGQDRKEKVYG, encoded by the coding sequence ATGGAAATCTTAATGTGTGTAACGAGGCTGAGAGAAGAAGAAAAAATGATCATCAGCGAATTAAACAGAAAAAATATAGAGGTCAAGGTCATCTTAGATTCTATGAGTCTGCCTTTGGATGATATATTCAACCAAAAGTATGACCTTGCTATTATCCGTTGTTTATCTCAAATAGAAGCAAAGAAAAGGGCCCATATTTTAGAGAAAGCGGGATTAAGAACAATGAACACTTCTGCTTCCATCAATGTATGCACAGATAAGATTCTGCAAGCATTATTATTTCAACAGCATGATATTCCTCAACCAAACTATAAAGTTGCCTTTCAGCCTGGAGATTTAACAGATAGCCATATTCAATTCGGGGATACATTTTTAATTAAACCGGCAACGTCTTCATGGGGACGAGGTATTTGTCTGATCGAAAATCAACGTTGTCTAGATGCCTGGATAGCAGCGCGAGAATCATTAGATGTCAAAAATAAAGAGTTTCCTGTTATTGCGCAGGAATTCATTAATAAAGGAAACTTTGATATCAGGGTAGTCATTATTGGCTCTTTCCCTGTCGTTGCTTTTAAGAGAGTATCTAATGAATCTTGGAAAACGAATACACATTTAGGAGCATCCGTTGTACCTATAGCTATTGATAAAGAGATTCACGAATTAGTAAATAAAGTGATAGATGCAATGGATTCAGGCGTATATGGATTAGATTTATTGTATGACTTTACACAAGAAAAATATTTAGTTTGTGAAATTAATCAAAATCCGGAATTTGCACAATCCTTCAAAGAGCATAAAGTCAACATCCCATTTTTACTTGCTGGTTACGTAGAAGATGTCATTGGCCAAGATAGAAAGGAGAAAGTATATGGATAA
- a CDS encoding carboxymuconolactone decarboxylase family protein, which translates to MEQRFNFMQTNQEVVKLMRQLEEYKKTTGIDMKLIELIKIRASQINGCAFCLDMHTKDARAMGETEQRIYCLHAWRESPFYLESERIALELTEAVTAISENGVPDELYRRVRHHFDEKQFIDLVTIIITINGWNRLAISSNLLPGDYKPTGK; encoded by the coding sequence ATGGAACAACGCTTTAACTTCATGCAGACAAATCAGGAAGTTGTCAAATTAATGAGACAATTGGAGGAGTACAAGAAAACAACAGGGATTGATATGAAATTAATCGAGTTGATTAAAATTCGTGCGTCACAAATCAATGGCTGTGCTTTTTGCTTGGATATGCACACCAAGGATGCCAGAGCCATGGGTGAAACCGAACAAAGAATTTATTGTTTACATGCTTGGCGTGAATCACCATTTTATCTTGAGTCGGAAAGGATTGCATTAGAATTAACGGAAGCAGTTACAGCCATCTCGGAAAACGGTGTACCAGATGAGCTGTATAGACGGGTTCGACATCATTTTGATGAAAAACAATTTATCGATCTCGTAACCATCATCATCACGATTAACGGTTGGAACCGATTAGCCATTTCGTCCAATCTACTACCAGGAGACTATAAACCTACTGGAAAATAA
- a CDS encoding LysR family transcriptional regulator, whose translation MDMKQLSTFQVASETLNFTKSAEILNYAQSSVTSHIKSLETELGVNLFERLGNKLVLTPFGERFRVYSDAIITQYQSAMEEINYDKDMTSTIIVGATESQCTYKIPDVLKELKLLFPNVKVIIKPVHKLSDIQSELQSGEMDFAFIFGEGMEERNNLQVSKLSKGHLVLVASPANKATNIENPKLEDLIEETLILTEKGCSYRKLLEGMLHNSQIKFNSTFEITNIETLKNCVKSDLGIALLPYEVVKREVENGELTILPLSQVKEHEISHFLSWHKDKKLTPLLNTFISLSQNVF comes from the coding sequence ATGGATATGAAGCAATTATCGACATTTCAGGTTGCCAGTGAAACGTTGAATTTCACCAAGAGTGCTGAAATTCTAAATTATGCGCAATCAAGCGTAACGTCTCATATCAAAAGCTTAGAAACAGAGCTCGGCGTTAACTTGTTTGAGCGGCTGGGAAACAAATTAGTGCTAACCCCGTTCGGAGAAAGATTCAGAGTATATTCGGATGCGATCATTACCCAATACCAATCGGCAATGGAAGAGATAAATTACGATAAGGATATGACTAGTACCATCATTGTAGGGGCAACAGAAAGTCAATGCACTTATAAAATTCCTGACGTGCTAAAAGAATTAAAATTGTTATTCCCAAATGTGAAGGTAATCATTAAACCTGTTCATAAATTATCTGATATTCAGTCTGAGTTACAATCAGGAGAAATGGATTTTGCTTTTATATTCGGAGAGGGTATGGAAGAAAGAAATAACTTGCAGGTTTCCAAATTATCCAAAGGGCACTTAGTTTTAGTAGCTTCTCCCGCCAATAAAGCCACGAACATTGAAAACCCTAAACTGGAAGACTTAATTGAAGAAACACTTATTTTAACGGAAAAAGGATGCTCCTACAGAAAGTTATTAGAAGGTATGCTTCACAACTCCCAAATTAAATTTAATTCTACGTTCGAAATCACCAATATTGAAACATTAAAAAATTGTGTAAAGTCTGATCTAGGTATAGCTTTACTACCCTATGAAGTTGTGAAAAGAGAAGTGGAAAACGGTGAATTAACGATTCTACCGTTATCACAAGTAAAAGAACATGAAATTTCCCACTTTCTTTCTTGGCATAAAGACAAAAAACTTACCCCTCTATTAAATACATTTATTTCACTTAGTCAGAATGTTTTCTGA
- the sspO gene encoding small acid-soluble spore protein O gives MGKERRGKQGSTTSDEQAVRKDLPQQFDHEFANEPLTPAERANNKKTKKGQ, from the coding sequence ATGGGTAAAGAGCGAAGAGGAAAGCAGGGAAGTACTACGAGTGATGAGCAGGCTGTCCGCAAAGATTTGCCCCAGCAATTTGATCATGAATTTGCCAATGAGCCGCTGACTCCGGCTGAAAGAGCGAACAACAAGAAGACGAAAAAAGGTCAGTAA
- a CDS encoding lysine biosynthesis protein LysW, which translates to MKNANCLVCQSAIEVENEAFVGEIVECSDCGEEHEVVEANGLLTLELAPEIEESWGE; encoded by the coding sequence ATGAAGAATGCTAATTGTCTGGTATGTCAGTCTGCTATTGAGGTCGAAAATGAAGCTTTTGTGGGAGAAATTGTGGAATGCTCTGATTGTGGCGAAGAGCATGAAGTAGTGGAAGCAAACGGATTGTTAACACTTGAATTAGCACCTGAAATTGAAGAATCATGGGGCGAATAA
- a CDS encoding IS3 family transposase (programmed frameshift), with translation MAKRERRSFSKEFKEQIAQLYASGKPRSEIIKEYELTPSTFDKWVHQHKSTGSFEEKDNRSPEQEELIRLRKENQKLSMENDIFKASRADHGTKVEVIRNNSHKYSVSAMCTVLQISRSTYYYEAKIRDNQNEELTALIVEIFKNSRNIYGQRKIKKELLKLGWKVSRRRISRIMKEQGLVSKYTVAQFKPRKTTVNESEVGNTLNREFNPDKELKVVVSDLTYVRVNQKWHYICVLIDLYNREIIGYSAGPNKSAELVHRAFSTVKYNLNRLELFHTDRGSEFKNKLIDEALETFSIERSLSEKGTPYDNAVAEATFKTIKTEFASGSVFTSQQELDLELFDYVNWFNNIRIHGSLDYLTPAEYKQE, from the exons ATGGCCAAACGAGAAAGAAGAAGTTTTTCCAAAGAATTTAAAGAACAAATTGCTCAGTTATATGCTTCTGGAAAGCCCCGTTCTGAAATTATTAAAGAATACGAGCTGACGCCATCTACCTTTGATAAGTGGGTTCACCAACATAAATCAACTGGATCGTTTGAAGAGAAGGACAATAGATCGCCAGAACAGGAAGAGTTAATCAGGCTTCGGAAAGAGAATCAAAAACTTTCAATGGAAAATGATATTT TTAAAGCAAGCCGCGCTGATCATGGGACGAAAGTAGAGGTGATTCGTAATAACAGTCACAAATACTCGGTATCAGCAATGTGCACCGTCCTACAAATCTCTAGAAGTACGTATTATTACGAAGCAAAAATCCGAGATAATCAGAATGAAGAATTAACAGCTTTAATTGTTGAAATCTTTAAAAACAGTCGCAATATATACGGTCAGAGAAAAATCAAAAAGGAACTCCTAAAGCTAGGATGGAAGGTCTCACGTCGCCGAATTAGCCGAATAATGAAAGAGCAAGGACTCGTTTCTAAGTACACAGTAGCTCAATTTAAGCCTAGAAAAACAACAGTTAATGAATCTGAAGTTGGAAATACACTTAATAGAGAATTCAATCCAGATAAAGAATTAAAAGTAGTTGTGAGTGATTTAACATACGTTCGAGTAAACCAAAAATGGCACTACATCTGTGTTTTAATAGACTTATATAATCGTGAAATTATTGGCTACAGCGCTGGTCCTAATAAGAGTGCTGAGCTAGTTCACCGTGCCTTTTCGACAGTGAAGTATAATCTAAATCGCCTCGAATTATTCCATACTGACCGAGGAAGCGAGTTTAAAAATAAACTGATAGATGAAGCATTAGAAACGTTTAGTATTGAAAGATCGCTAAGCGAAAAAGGAACACCCTATGATAATGCCGTTGCCGAGGCAACGTTTAAAACGATTAAGACAGAATTCGCTAGTGGCAGCGTTTTTACTAGTCAACAAGAACTTGATCTTGAATTATTTGATTATGTGAATTGGTTTAATAATATTCGTATTCATGGATCTTTAGATTATTTAACACCAGCTGAATACAAACAAGAATAG
- a CDS encoding sigma factor, with the protein MDLDTLYKTYQPFLFSIAYRMLGSVTDAEDIVHDLFLQLKVDTDQMKDVKAYLAK; encoded by the coding sequence ATGGATTTGGATACATTATATAAGACATATCAACCGTTTCTATTCTCCATTGCCTACCGAATGCTTGGATCCGTTACTGACGCCGAAGATATCGTTCATGATTTATTCCTGCAGCTTAAGGTTGACACGGATCAAATGAAAGACGTGAAGGCATATCTTGCAAAATAA
- a CDS encoding dihydropteridine reductase: MQIYWTKINKIIDETPEVKTYMLDCPKDFTWEEGSHTHFAMEGFNAGDKPNRSLVRHMSISTLPHENSIGITTRIREQCSEFKTILRNLEVGSDVALFKTHSNVPLKREDKNVYLLSSGVGLATFRPLVLDYFERADNVDQIHSLNIDSSKDFLFTDVFASAPDKKFTSQFVDNRKTYYKEVEKLAADKDGLFYVVGSDEFLVQNIAVLREQDIKPEQVMLDKHPHMMPEFLSVDISV; the protein is encoded by the coding sequence ATGCAAATATACTGGACGAAAATAAATAAGATTATTGATGAAACGCCTGAGGTTAAAACATATATGCTCGACTGTCCGAAAGACTTTACATGGGAAGAAGGCTCCCACACCCACTTCGCAATGGAAGGCTTTAATGCCGGAGATAAACCAAACCGCAGCCTGGTTCGCCACATGTCCATCTCCACTTTGCCACACGAAAACTCTATCGGTATCACCACACGTATCAGAGAGCAGTGCTCGGAGTTTAAAACGATTTTACGAAATCTTGAGGTCGGCAGTGACGTTGCCCTATTCAAAACGCATTCGAATGTACCACTGAAAAGAGAAGACAAAAATGTGTACCTGCTGTCATCTGGTGTTGGCCTGGCAACATTCAGACCGCTTGTACTTGATTATTTCGAGCGTGCTGACAACGTCGATCAAATTCATTCTCTGAACATCGATTCATCAAAGGATTTCTTATTCACGGATGTTTTTGCGTCAGCACCTGACAAAAAGTTCACTTCACAGTTCGTCGATAACCGTAAAACTTACTATAAAGAAGTAGAAAAACTTGCTGCAGACAAGGATGGTCTCTTTTATGTTGTCGGTAGTGACGAATTTCTTGTTCAGAACATTGCAGTACTGCGTGAGCAAGATATTAAGCCGGAACAGGTTATGCTCGACAAGCATCCACATATGATGCCTGAGTTTTTATCCGTAGATATCTCAGTTTAA
- a CDS encoding endonuclease MutS2 — MNETTYEKIQYNELKQLIKSCCVSGLGKQLLDKLKPSTNLKVVQNRLNETTEARTILDAGGRVPFLGVSNIDSTIQNLEKGIMLDPSELTTVADFLRGCRKIKKFMMEKEFFAPVLASYANSMTEFHHLEEEFNFSIKGNKVASAASKELRRIRNSIQATEEKINDRLNKFLNNGTNKKYIQEFFISKKDDRFTIPIKASYKNQVPGTIIEVSSKGSTVFIEPAAVTKLGGELAGLKAEEAMEEYQILAALTGMLLENIYDIKINMELISQYDMVFAKAKFSKQIGGVEPKLNDYGYIKLVDCKHPLLTGEAVPLDFEIGKDYRSLIITGPNAGGKTIVLKTIGLLTLAAMSGFHIIANKETEISVFENIFVDIGDNQSIENALSTFSSHMKNLSEVMRSSNNNTLLLFDEIGSGTEPNEGSALAISILEEFYHMGCITVATTHYGEIKHFSEMHDDFMNAAMQFDSDTLEPMYQLVIGESGESNALWISRKMNLREHVLQRAKQYMEHKEYQLERVHESKLRKPKLKKAESISYQYEYKKGDRVKLLDRDDVGIVYKEMDPFYNVVVFYNGEFVEISVKRISLELTAKELYPEGYDIESLFTDFKTRKMQHDLERGSKKALRKIQKERKKNRK, encoded by the coding sequence ATGAATGAGACAACGTACGAGAAAATTCAATATAATGAATTAAAACAACTAATAAAATCCTGTTGTGTAAGTGGATTAGGTAAACAATTACTAGATAAATTAAAACCAAGTACAAATCTGAAAGTAGTTCAAAATCGTTTGAATGAAACAACAGAGGCACGAACCATCTTAGATGCAGGGGGCCGTGTGCCATTTTTAGGAGTATCCAATATTGATAGTACGATACAAAATCTTGAAAAAGGTATCATGCTTGATCCAAGTGAATTAACCACTGTAGCAGACTTTTTAAGAGGCTGCAGAAAAATTAAAAAGTTTATGATGGAGAAAGAATTTTTCGCACCGGTACTAGCATCATATGCCAATTCGATGACCGAATTTCACCATTTGGAAGAGGAATTTAATTTTTCGATTAAGGGGAACAAAGTAGCTTCTGCTGCAAGTAAAGAATTAAGAAGAATCCGAAACAGCATTCAAGCGACCGAGGAAAAAATAAACGACCGTTTAAATAAATTCTTAAATAACGGTACAAATAAGAAATATATCCAGGAATTCTTTATTAGTAAGAAGGATGATCGTTTTACAATTCCTATTAAGGCTTCTTACAAAAATCAGGTTCCAGGTACCATAATCGAGGTTTCTTCTAAAGGCTCCACCGTGTTTATCGAACCAGCTGCAGTTACAAAATTAGGCGGGGAACTTGCCGGTCTGAAAGCGGAAGAGGCGATGGAAGAATACCAAATATTAGCTGCTTTAACAGGAATGCTTTTAGAGAACATCTATGACATCAAGATAAATATGGAGCTTATTAGCCAATACGATATGGTATTTGCAAAAGCGAAATTCAGTAAACAAATTGGCGGTGTTGAACCGAAGTTAAACGATTATGGCTATATTAAATTAGTGGATTGTAAGCACCCGCTTTTAACAGGGGAAGCTGTACCACTTGATTTTGAAATAGGAAAAGATTATCGAAGCTTAATTATTACGGGACCTAATGCTGGCGGGAAAACCATTGTATTAAAAACAATCGGATTATTAACATTAGCAGCAATGTCAGGCTTCCACATTATCGCAAATAAGGAAACAGAAATCTCAGTGTTTGAGAACATCTTCGTGGATATCGGGGATAACCAAAGTATAGAAAATGCGCTTAGTACATTTTCATCACATATGAAAAATCTCTCAGAAGTTATGCGTTCATCCAATAATAATACCCTTTTACTATTTGATGAAATAGGAAGTGGTACAGAGCCGAATGAAGGATCAGCACTTGCCATTTCAATTTTAGAGGAATTTTATCACATGGGATGTATAACAGTAGCGACAACTCACTACGGCGAAATTAAACATTTTTCAGAAATGCACGATGACTTTATGAATGCAGCCATGCAATTTGACAGTGATACATTGGAACCAATGTATCAATTAGTGATAGGTGAATCAGGAGAAAGTAACGCTCTCTGGATTTCTAGAAAAATGAATCTTCGAGAACATGTTCTACAACGAGCGAAGCAATATATGGAGCATAAAGAATACCAGTTGGAACGAGTCCATGAGAGTAAATTACGGAAACCTAAGCTGAAAAAAGCGGAAAGTATTTCGTACCAGTATGAATATAAAAAAGGGGATCGTGTAAAGCTGCTAGACCGCGATGACGTTGGGATTGTATATAAAGAAATGGATCCATTTTATAACGTTGTTGTGTTCTATAACGGAGAATTTGTGGAAATCAGTGTGAAGCGAATTTCCCTAGAGTTAACTGCGAAGGAATTATACCCAGAGGGTTATGATATCGAATCATTGTTTACAGATTTCAAAACTCGAAAAATGCAGCATGATTTAGAGCGTGGTTCAAAAAAAGCACTTCGAAAAATACAAAAAGAAAGGAAAAAGAATAGAAAATGA
- a CDS encoding degT/DnrJ/EryC1/StrS aminotransferase has protein sequence MDKNMRFQISFVLSRVLNSGIIMSIEKNEKEIKGLENAIAKITKLPYVSTFNSYTGALHGALQGNDIGHGDFVTLSNTTDQEEKFIDWLGITNQYAMEQDTFERFSVNWENIGSFEEDLQQPSTLVLDFTELGFGPCALMATEDNRMWEKAERLKIFGAFDLRTMWTQEESHPDLQPGIQFNYRISPLVAACAKLSLLKRGEMVENRFFAKTT, from the coding sequence ATGGATAAAAACATGCGATTTCAAATCTCTTTTGTTTTATCCAGAGTCTTAAACTCTGGGATTATCATGAGTATCGAAAAGAACGAAAAGGAGATCAAAGGTCTCGAAAATGCCATTGCTAAAATCACGAAATTACCTTATGTATCCACCTTTAATAGTTATACAGGCGCCCTGCATGGAGCCTTGCAAGGTAACGATATTGGCCATGGAGACTTCGTTACATTATCCAATACGACAGACCAGGAAGAAAAATTTATTGATTGGCTTGGTATAACCAATCAATATGCGATGGAGCAGGACACCTTTGAGCGGTTTTCGGTAAATTGGGAAAATATTGGAAGCTTTGAAGAGGATCTTCAGCAACCATCCACTTTAGTATTGGACTTCACAGAATTAGGATTTGGGCCGTGTGCATTAATGGCAACGGAGGACAACAGAATGTGGGAGAAAGCGGAAAGATTAAAAATTTTTGGCGCCTTTGACCTAAGAACGATGTGGACACAAGAGGAGAGTCACCCGGATTTACAGCCTGGTATTCAGTTTAATTATCGAATCAGTCCGTTAGTCGCTGCCTGTGCGAAATTATCTTTATTAAAAAGAGGTGAGATGGTTGAGAACAGATTTTTTGCAAAAACCACTTGA
- a CDS encoding VOC family protein: MKVKRIVANVETKDMTKARYFYGDVLGLDPLMNLDFIATYGSHEKMNTQINFLSEGGSGTPVPDLSIEVDDLDHALDRIKKAGIPIEYGPANEPWSVRRFFVRDPFGKLINILIHL, from the coding sequence ATGAAAGTCAAACGAATTGTAGCCAATGTGGAAACAAAGGATATGACCAAGGCAAGGTACTTCTATGGGGATGTACTTGGGCTTGATCCATTGATGAATCTTGATTTTATCGCAACCTACGGATCTCATGAAAAAATGAACACTCAAATTAATTTCCTTTCTGAAGGTGGTTCCGGGACACCAGTACCTGATTTGTCTATTGAAGTGGATGATCTTGATCATGCACTGGATCGCATTAAAAAAGCGGGAATCCCAATTGAATATGGACCAGCCAACGAACCATGGAGTGTACGGCGATTCTTCGTTAGAGATCCGTTCGGGAAGCTTATCAATATTTTAATCCATCTATAA
- a CDS encoding GNAT family N-acetyltransferase codes for MYIETDRLIIKKFEECDADEVFTIYNDEHTCQYLLHERWTNENKHAHFQKKLANHTLTQNNSISLAVLYRSQVIGDLSVWYTGMKDTVEVGYTFLRTIGGQGFATESVKALMSYLFQEYGVHRVQATLDARNEASIKLCERVGMRKEAHFIQNFWNKAEWTDSIVFGMLASDLP; via the coding sequence ATGTACATAGAAACCGATCGACTTATTATTAAGAAGTTTGAAGAATGTGATGCAGATGAAGTATTCACAATTTACAACGACGAACATACATGCCAGTATTTGTTGCATGAACGGTGGACAAATGAGAATAAGCATGCTCATTTTCAGAAGAAATTAGCAAATCATACATTAACGCAAAACAATTCCATCAGTTTAGCAGTGTTGTATCGCTCCCAAGTAATCGGTGACCTTTCCGTATGGTATACAGGAATGAAAGACACGGTTGAAGTTGGCTATACGTTTTTAAGAACAATTGGTGGACAAGGTTTTGCAACAGAATCGGTGAAAGCTTTAATGTCCTATTTATTTCAGGAATACGGCGTACATCGTGTTCAGGCAACGTTAGATGCTAGAAACGAGGCATCTATTAAGTTATGCGAGAGAGTAGGTATGAGAAAGGAGGCACATTTTATCCAGAATTTCTGGAATAAGGCGGAATGGACGGATAGTATTGTCTTTGGGATGTTAGCATCTGATTTACCCTAA